The Thermococcus sp. nucleotide sequence CTGTAAAGAAGGCCGACGAGATACTGGAGTACATCGAAGAGGTCAAGGAGGGCAAAAAGCCCCTGACTGTCAGAATAGCCGACCCCCTCGGGAACAGCGCTCTGATAGGCGAGAAGGTTAAGAGCAGACTTCTTACCGAGGAGGAAATCAAGAAGCTGAGCCTCGGGCCGTATAAGCTCGTTCCGGCCGAGGAGCCTGAGGAAGGCTAAAGGTAGAGAA carries:
- a CDS encoding ZPR1 zinc finger domain-containing protein, which codes for LFTRVVRSKSGTIELEEIGVKIEPGPAAEGFITNVEGVLERVRETLLMAREFRRQEGDEEAVKKADEILEYIEEVKEGKKPLTVRIADPLGNSALIGEKVKSRLLTEEEIKKLSLGPYKLVPAEEPEEG